From the genome of Syntrophorhabdaceae bacterium:
CGGCAGCACCTTCCTTACCCATAGACCTCTGTATTTGCATTGCCTTGACGATATTTTCCATATCCCTACGCATTTTATCTATGCCTCTGGGATAAACAGTGGGCAGAAATCCCGTTATATTGTTTTCTCCCAGAAAATCGGCTATCTTTAAGATATCCTGAGCCAATGCATCTTTTGTATCAAAACCCTTAAAGCCGTGGATATGGACATCAATAAGCCCCATAAAGCAAACTATCCTATCCTGATCCTTGGGTCGGCAACTGCATATAGGATGTCTGAAAGGAGGTTTCCAAGGAGTGTTAAAAATGCACCTATAACAAGGATACCCATAATGGTGGGATAGTCCCTTGCCATGACACTCATGTAAAAGAGTTGTCCCATACCGGGTATAGAGAAGATACTTTCAAAGATAACGCTGCCGCCTATGAGCCCAGGGACAGATAGTCCTATAATGGTGATGACCGGTAACAGGGCATTTCTTAAGGCATGTTTTTTAAGAACCACATCCTCAGGCAGACCCTTTGCATAGGCAGTGGTTATATACTCTTGCCTTAGAACCTCAAGGAGACTACTCTTCATATATCTTGATATGCCTGCAAGACCTCCAAAGGCAGATATACCCACAGGCAGAATGAGGTGTCTTGCCACATCCAGTATCTTTTCGAAAAACGATAGTTCATGGAAATTAAAGGATTTTAAGCCTGATATGGGCAGTATCTCCAGATACACCCCAAAAAACATCATAAGCAAAAGGGCAAGCCAGAATGTAGGTGCTGCATAGCCGGCAAAAACAAAGGCAGTGAGCGCCTTATCTATGGTGGTATCCTTATGCTTTGCACAGTATACACCAATAGGTATGCCTATAATAAAGATGAGCACCATGGATATGAGATTGATGGATATGGTTACGGGGATCCTCTCCTTTATCTTGTCTATGACCGGCCTTCTATCAGAGGCAAAGGATATACCGAAATCGAGCTTGACAATCCTTTTAAGCCACATGTAATACTGGACATGGAGGGGTTTATCAAGTCCATAATATGCCCTTATCCTCTCTCTCACCTCCTTTGTGACCTTAGGATTCATCTCTGCCTCAATGACACCGGGCTCACCAGGGGTAAGATGGATTACAATAAAGGATATAAGCGTGATACCTAAAAGCATGGGTATCATAAAGAAAAGTCTTTTTATGAGATAACGTAGCATTATTGCTTATACCTCATCTGTCTTTCCGGGACATACCATCTTATGAAATCATACATGAGTCCAGCAGGGGCAGGCTCTATTCCTTTGAAACGTTTGTGTATGGCCACATTGGCATAGGGCACAAATAAAAATGTATATGGCTGTTCCTCGGCAAGGATCTCCTGTATCCTGTAATAGTATCTCTTTCTCTCTTCCATATTCAAGGTATGTCTTGCCTTAACAAGGAGTTCGTCCACCTCTTTGTTTTCAAAGGATATAAAATTGAGTTCCTTTTTCCCCTGTTTGGAAGAGTGCCATATATCGAATATATCCGGGTCATGGGGGACGCTCCAACCAAGGATCACAGCCTCGAAATTACGTTTGTCAATAAATTCGTTTACAAAACTTGCCCACTCGATAACCCTGATCTTGACCTTTATCCCTATCTCGGATAGCCTTTTCTGGATGAGTTCTGCACACTTTATCCTCACAT
Proteins encoded in this window:
- a CDS encoding ABC transporter permease, yielding MLRYLIKRLFFMIPMLLGITLISFIVIHLTPGEPGVIEAEMNPKVTKEVRERIRAYYGLDKPLHVQYYMWLKRIVKLDFGISFASDRRPVIDKIKERIPVTISINLISMVLIFIIGIPIGVYCAKHKDTTIDKALTAFVFAGYAAPTFWLALLLMMFFGVYLEILPISGLKSFNFHELSFFEKILDVARHLILPVGISAFGGLAGISRYMKSSLLEVLRQEYITTAYAKGLPEDVVLKKHALRNALLPVITIIGLSVPGLIGGSVIFESIFSIPGMGQLFYMSVMARDYPTIMGILVIGAFLTLLGNLLSDILYAVADPRIRIG